The proteins below come from a single bacterium genomic window:
- a CDS encoding alpha/beta fold hydrolase — MKRVPKAETYHAVTDDGWRIALDRYPRPGRRCPVLLVHGLASNRHNFDFPDEDISFAKYLWAQGWDVWIVELRGAGRSSRPGGWGWMKSGWTMDHYVLHDLPSAVRFILNRTHHRKLHWVGHSLGGLLVTPFINTHSADFLKSAVLAASPVTGIPKSMVKWTYLAEPILRILPMAPYRTAARLAGLKPEWIFQGFMPRLFVRGNTDIKTIRRGADVAVNDLSSRAVLQFQDWMRSRRFRSAAGGIRYHVDFKNVRLPVLFIAGSHDPFTSVVDLRRALGRIASRKKSMLVFGKKYGHTADYSHWDLILGKNAPREVYPAIAAWIGKHDRS, encoded by the coding sequence AAGAGGGTACCCAAAGCGGAGACCTATCATGCCGTCACGGACGACGGCTGGAGGATCGCCCTGGACCGCTACCCCCGCCCGGGCCGGCGGTGTCCCGTCTTGCTCGTGCACGGACTCGCCTCGAACCGCCACAACTTCGATTTTCCGGACGAGGACATCTCCTTTGCCAAGTATCTCTGGGCCCAGGGATGGGATGTCTGGATCGTCGAGCTCCGGGGGGCGGGCCGCTCCAGCCGCCCCGGAGGCTGGGGCTGGATGAAGTCCGGCTGGACCATGGACCACTACGTCCTCCACGACCTGCCCTCGGCCGTCCGTTTCATCCTGAATCGCACGCACCATCGAAAGCTCCACTGGGTGGGACACAGCCTGGGCGGACTCCTCGTCACGCCCTTCATCAACACGCACTCGGCCGATTTCTTGAAGAGCGCGGTTCTCGCGGCCTCGCCGGTGACGGGCATCCCCAAATCGATGGTCAAATGGACCTATCTGGCCGAGCCCATTTTAAGGATTCTGCCGATGGCCCCTTACCGGACGGCGGCCAGGCTGGCGGGTCTCAAGCCGGAGTGGATTTTCCAGGGCTTCATGCCCCGCCTCTTCGTGCGAGGAAACACGGATATAAAAACCATCCGCCGCGGGGCCGACGTCGCGGTCAACGACCTGTCCAGCCGGGCCGTCCTTCAGTTCCAGGACTGGATGCGGTCGAGGCGCTTCCGCTCCGCCGCCGGCGGCATCCGCTACCACGTGGATTTCAAGAACGTGCGGCTGCCGGTGCTGTTCATCGCGGGCTCGCACGACCCGTTTACGTCCGTCGTCGACCTGCGGCGCGCCTTGGGCCGGATCGCCTCGCGCAAAAAATCGATGCTGGTGTTCGGAAAAAAATACGGCCACACCGCCGACTACAGCCACTGGGATCTGATCCTGGGAAAAAACGCGCCGCGCGAGGTCTACCCCGCCATCGCCGCGTGGATCGGCAAACACGACCGGTCATAG
- a CDS encoding RNA-binding protein translates to MGKKLYVGNLPFTITDDQLRDHFAQAGTVESAQVIMDRFSGRSKGFGFVEMSTDDEAAQAISRLNGQDFNGRALTVSEARPKEPREGGFGGGGGGGGYGGGGGGRGGRRDRF, encoded by the coding sequence ATGGGCAAGAAACTTTACGTAGGGAATCTTCCGTTCACCATCACGGACGATCAGCTCCGCGATCACTTCGCCCAGGCAGGCACGGTCGAATCCGCACAGGTCATCATGGATCGCTTCTCGGGACGGAGCAAAGGCTTTGGTTTCGTCGAAATGTCCACGGACGACGAGGCCGCCCAGGCCATCAGCCGTTTGAACGGCCAGGATTTCAACGGACGCGCCCTGACGGTCTCCGAGGCCCGTCCCAAGGAACCCCGTGAAGGCGGTTTCGGCGGCGGTGGCGGCGGCGGCGGTTACGGCGGCGGGGGTGGTGGGCGCGGCGGACGCCGCGACCGCTTCTAA
- the infA gene encoding translation initiation factor IF-1, whose protein sequence is MSKDDLAKFEGKITDSTGGGQYIVTLENGVKVSTKLSGKMKRFNIRVIVGDRVTVGVSPYDPTHGFIVHRHR, encoded by the coding sequence GTGTCCAAAGACGATCTAGCCAAATTCGAAGGTAAGATCACCGACTCCACGGGCGGGGGCCAGTACATCGTGACCCTCGAGAACGGGGTCAAGGTCTCGACCAAGCTCTCCGGCAAGATGAAGCGTTTCAACATCCGCGTCATCGTCGGGGACCGCGTGACCGTCGGCGTCTCCCCCTACGATCCCACGCACGGTTTTATCGTTCACCGTCATAGGTAA